One stretch of Arachis duranensis cultivar V14167 chromosome 1, aradu.V14167.gnm2.J7QH, whole genome shotgun sequence DNA includes these proteins:
- the LOC107476272 gene encoding uncharacterized protein LOC107476272: MALAHYLIAVPIEPSPKSPKSSLLNPPFSISSNSLNLFPSLPSKPHKQHSLFSRFRRVTHKAKAKAQEPEVSAATDAFTQFKHLLLPITDRNPYLSEGTRQAIATTTALAKKYGADITVVVIDEQQKESLPEHETQLSSIRWHISEGGFKDYNLLERLGEGSKPTAIIGDVADDLNLDLVVISMEAIHTKHIDANLLAEFIPCPVMLLPL, encoded by the exons ATGGCGCTTGCTCACTATTTGATTGCAGTTCCCATTGAACCTTCCCCTAAATCCCCAAAATCTTCCTTATTGAATCCACCATTTTCAATTTCATCAAACAGTTTAAACTTGTTTCCTTCTCTCCCTTCCAAACCTCATAAACAACACTCTCTATTCTCCAGATTCCGCAGGGTCACCCATAAAG CTAAGGCTAAGGCACAAGAACCTGAAGTGAGTGCAGCTACTGATGCCTTTACACAATTCAAGCATCTGCTTTTGCCTATTACTGATAGGAATCCTTATCTCTCTGAAGGAACAAGACAA GCTATAGCAACTACCACTGCTTTGGCAAAAAAGTATGGAGCTGACATTACAGTAGTAG TTATTGATGAACAGCAGAAAGAGTCACTACCTGAGCACGAGACGCAACTATCCAGCATCCGCTGGCATATTTCTGAAG GTGGATTCAAGGATTACAACTTGCTCGAGCGGCTCGGAGAAGGGAGCAAGCCAACGGCGATCATTGGCGATGTTGCCGACGACCTCAATTTGGACTTGGTAGTTATTAGCATGGAAGCAATCCACACAAAGCATATAGATGCAAACTTGCTTGCCGAGTTCATTCCATGTCCTGTTATGCTTCTGCCATTGTAG
- the LOC107478847 gene encoding protein FD-like, with the protein MSPSSESSSSSRSSFSSSSTSNKSSSSMSMEHTLMQTHHTHPLPPPPPPPVVTTLSLSFSGVPLTNVQPHLQNQQPHLQNQQICANNNELLPRFDSLSSLLRRKRICENISKRMMKNRESAARSRARKQAYTHELQQKVKELIAENNRLRRQNQQQIVEMGSKKDPNEKKGKNKLRRSGSI; encoded by the exons atgtcTCCATCGTCAGAGTCTTCAAGTTCCTCTCGTTCTTCGTTCTCATCATCTTCGACTTCAAACAAAAGCAGCAGCAGTATGTCCATGGAACATACGTTGATGCAAACTCaccatactcatcctcttcctcCACCTCCTCCGCCTCCAGTTGTCACTACTCTCAGCTTGAGTTTTTCTGGTGTTCCACTCACTAACGTGCAGCCTCATCTGCAAAACCAGCAACCTCATCTGCAAAACCAGCAAATCTGTGCTAACAACAACGAACTTCTTCCCCGTTTTGATTCTTTGTCCTCTCTTCTTCGGAGAAAGAGGATCTGTGAAAACATATCAAAACGCATGATGAAGAATCGTGAATCTGCTGCTAGATCAAGAGCTAGGAAACAG GCTTATACACATGAGCTGCAACAAAAAGTTAAAGAGTTAATAGCAGAGAACAATAGACTCAGAAGACAGAATCAACAACaa ATAGTTGAAATGGGTTCCAAGAAGGATCCAAATGAGAAAAAGGGCAAAAATAAGCTTCGCAGAAGTGGTAGTATTTAG
- the LOC127741475 gene encoding la-related protein 1B (The sequence of the model RefSeq protein was modified relative to this genomic sequence to represent the inferred CDS: added 92 bases not found in genome assembly): protein MAMTGAGAPSNHSPNLTVVGTGGVGSSAWSHVVAAAAAAPPTQPLVEAPAVSVNSVPPEEPGREGFDNGGNNGAGGAGRRPAWSKPSSGGGGSSSSEVMDADSWPALVESARATAKSPALSETAAKGPVPELQNTGSSVPSSPQRQVKDNAGMSNAVPTHQRTFRRNNSNTSSNGGHPQQHSGPQGSVTASGPQHHGSRTGFGSSDHPQQRNDHPQRNSFRNRNGGPHPRGDGAHHHNYGGRRDQGHGHQDWNAHRNFNGRDNYMSPRFGPRMVQAPPPPPPNHFYAAPPQMRPFGGMGYSEPPLQQMVYMPSPHLDSLRGVSYIPPIPPNLMYYQPPDPHLYTKIVNQIDYYFSNDNLIKDLYLRQNMDDQGWVPISLIAGFKKVMQLTDNIQVVLDAVRTSSVLEVNGDKIRRRNDWARWLIPPNIMSSQTVGRLAEQIQGIALESTNNDSAQGLDALQNRPFGELNSQLLPSTSDGGQAGIQVSNHSISAQN from the exons ATGGCCATGACCGGTGCAGGTGCTCCTTCCAATCATTCACCGAATCTCACCGTCGTTGGAACTGGAGGCGTTGGTTCCTCTGCGTGGAGCCACGTCGtcgccgccgccgccgccgctCCTCCTACGCAGCCGCTCGTTGAGGCTCCAGCTGTTTCTGTGAATTCTGTGCCGCCGGAGGAGCCTGG CTTCTTCGTCGGAGGTCATGGATGCAGATTCTTGGCCGGCGTTGGTGGAGTCAGCCAGGGCTACGGCGAAATCTCCCGCGCTATCGGAGACTGCTGCGAAGGGCCCTGTGCCGGAATTGCAG AATACTGGGAGCTCTGTTCCTTCTTCTCCACAGAGGCAAGTTAAGGACAATGCAGGCATGAGCAATGCAGTGCCGACTCACCAAAGGACATTTAGAAGGAACAATTCAAATACCTCCTCTAATGGAGGCCACCCACAGCAACATTCTGGTCCTCAAGGTTCTGTCACTGCATCAGGGCCCCAACACCATGGCTCTAGGACTGGATTTGGGTCTAGTGACCACCCTCAGCAGCGTAATGACCATCCTCAGCGTAATTCGTTTAGAAACCGGAATGGTGGTCCACATCCTCGTGGAGATGGGGCTCACCATCATAATTATGGTGGCAGACGTGATCAGGGACATGGGCATCAGGACTGGAATGCTCATCGAAACTTCAATGGCAGAGACAATTATATGTCACCGAGATTTGGTCCGAGGATGGTGCAAGCTCCGCCACCACCTCCTCCTAATCACTTCTATGCTGCACCCCCACAGATGAGGCCTTTTGGGGGCATGGGGTATTCTG AACCACCTCTTCAGCAGATGGTGTACATGCCATCTCCACACCTGGATTCACTAAGAGGTGTTTCTTATATTCCTCCAATACCACCAAATTTGATGTATTATCAACCTCCTGATCCGCACTTGTATACAAAGATAGTGAACCAGATTGATTATTATTTCAG TAATGACAATTTGATCAAAGATCTGTACTTGCGGCAGAACATGGATGATCAGGGGTGGGTTCCTATAAGCTTGATAGCAGGCTTCAAGAAA GTTATGCAGCTGACTGATAACATCCAGGTTGTGTTGGATGCTGTTCGAACTTCATCCGTCCTTGAAGTGAAT GGCGACAAGATAAGGAGGCGAAATGATTGGGCCAGATGGCTCATTCCCCCTAATATCATGAGTTCTCAGACTGTTGGAAGGTTGGCAGAACAGATTCAAGGCATTGCGCTAGAGTCAACTAACAATGACAGTGCTCAAGGATTAGATGCTTTACAGAATAGGCCATTTGGGGAATTAAATAGTCAACTTCTGCCCTCCACCAGCGATGGTGGTCAAGCTGGGATTCAGGTTTCAAATCACTCAATTTCTGCGCAAAACTAG